One Thermococcus eurythermalis DNA segment encodes these proteins:
- a CDS encoding P-loop NTPase family protein produces MKPKLNPEAKAIYRAITAEIKKRLSLPGSEAHLERFSLTNDPGEIRERQEYLRTNLPKVRPEMRGLISKVRPIRFQKEFLSDRVLLIDESEVERAESLGLCHVTTDPTEAQEYPIVLSTLGYGVDVELKPQDIAPELYLLPLWKNRGTLEALARIGEMTGERSVAPDILDALEKFGEVMERESVLESLDELIAEKEHELNEKIGERLENFSLTLSGKELLNFLTQLREGNYDAIFRHFSGIEEEILELINRAEHELSERLGTAVEVFSREELYPVRVAPESIEGLRRLLERELALERYLAARETLEKIGPLIPKLRYEIERVHELDFLLAVREFTEGFSFPGVWEGGIAFLQGRHLFIENPQPVSYVVGKKPEELNVPGADAVRDEGIVILTGANSGGKTSLLELITQIEILFHMGFPVPAQKAWIEPLDELFFFRRKKSVYGAGAFETALRSFVRALRGKGKKLILIDEFEAITEPGAAVKIIGELLKVARERGFLVVIVSHLGEDLKKELPFARVDGIEAKGLDENLNLIVDRQPIFGKLGRSTPELIVERLARTSRGKDREIYERILVSFGRGV; encoded by the coding sequence ATGAAGCCGAAGCTGAACCCAGAGGCCAAGGCCATTTACAGGGCAATAACTGCGGAGATTAAAAAGAGGCTGAGTCTCCCGGGTAGCGAGGCCCATCTTGAGAGGTTCTCACTCACAAACGACCCGGGAGAGATACGCGAGAGACAGGAGTACTTGAGGACAAACCTGCCCAAAGTCAGGCCGGAAATGAGGGGCCTCATCTCAAAGGTAAGGCCAATCCGGTTTCAGAAGGAGTTCTTGAGCGATAGGGTTCTTCTCATTGACGAGTCCGAGGTCGAGAGGGCCGAGTCCCTGGGCCTCTGTCACGTGACCACGGACCCTACGGAAGCCCAGGAATACCCGATAGTCCTCAGCACGCTTGGTTACGGTGTTGACGTGGAGTTAAAGCCCCAGGACATCGCACCCGAGCTTTACCTCCTGCCCCTCTGGAAGAACAGGGGGACGCTTGAAGCCCTGGCGAGAATCGGGGAGATGACTGGGGAGAGAAGCGTTGCTCCAGATATCCTGGACGCGCTTGAAAAGTTCGGCGAGGTAATGGAGCGGGAGAGCGTCCTCGAATCGCTTGACGAGCTGATAGCCGAGAAGGAGCACGAGCTCAACGAGAAAATCGGGGAAAGGCTTGAGAACTTCAGCCTGACCCTGAGCGGCAAGGAGCTCTTAAACTTCCTCACCCAGCTCCGCGAGGGGAACTACGACGCCATATTCCGGCACTTCAGCGGAATTGAGGAAGAAATCCTTGAGCTGATAAACAGGGCGGAACACGAGCTCTCCGAGAGGCTGGGCACAGCCGTTGAGGTATTTTCCAGGGAAGAGCTCTACCCCGTCCGCGTGGCGCCCGAAAGCATTGAGGGGCTGAGGAGGCTCCTTGAAAGGGAGCTTGCCCTCGAACGCTACCTGGCAGCTAGGGAGACCCTTGAGAAAATCGGTCCCCTAATACCAAAGCTCAGATATGAGATTGAGAGGGTTCATGAACTCGATTTCCTTCTGGCCGTTAGGGAGTTCACTGAGGGCTTTTCGTTCCCGGGGGTTTGGGAAGGGGGCATAGCGTTCCTTCAGGGAAGGCACTTGTTCATCGAGAACCCCCAGCCGGTCAGCTATGTGGTGGGAAAGAAGCCCGAGGAGCTCAACGTTCCGGGTGCAGACGCGGTTAGGGACGAGGGCATAGTAATCCTCACCGGGGCAAACAGCGGTGGAAAGACGAGCCTGCTTGAGCTGATAACCCAGATAGAAATCCTGTTCCACATGGGCTTCCCGGTTCCTGCCCAGAAAGCCTGGATTGAACCCCTTGACGAGCTGTTCTTTTTCAGGCGTAAGAAGAGCGTTTACGGCGCAGGGGCGTTTGAAACGGCGCTGAGGTCGTTTGTGAGGGCGCTGAGGGGCAAGGGGAAGAAGCTAATCCTGATCGACGAGTTTGAAGCAATAACCGAGCCCGGCGCGGCGGTGAAGATAATCGGTGAACTCCTCAAGGTGGCAAGGGAAAGGGGCTTCTTGGTTGTCATAGTTTCCCACCTTGGAGAAGACCTGAAGAAGGAGCTCCCGTTCGCGAGGGTGGACGGGATAGAGGCGAAGGGCCTCGACGAGAACCTCAACCTGATCGTTGACAGGCAGCCCATCTTTGGAAAGCTCGGCAGGAGCACTCCCGAGCTGATAGTTGAGAGGCTTGCAAGGACATCGAGGGGGAAGGACAGGGAGATATATGAGCGGATTCTGGTCTCCTTCGGACGGGGTGTGTAG